Proteins from a single region of Streptomyces sp. TN58:
- a CDS encoding LysE family translocator produces MISLAAVGGVALIELGMALTPGPNMIHLASRAITQGRRAGLVSLSGTAVGFVCYLVAAAAGLSALFAAVPLAFTVVKLAGAAYLAYLAWGMLKPGGRSPFAPAGDLPPVSDTRLFSTGLLTNLLNPKIALMYAALLPQFMDPQAGPDWAQLLQLGGVQIVVGISVNGLIMLGAARVSGFLAARPRVMTAQRLASGGLLGFFALRTALSRTPAAA; encoded by the coding sequence GTGATCAGTCTGGCCGCGGTGGGCGGAGTGGCCCTGATCGAGCTGGGCATGGCCCTGACTCCGGGACCGAACATGATCCACCTGGCGTCTCGCGCGATCACCCAGGGCCGCAGGGCGGGCCTGGTCAGCCTGAGCGGGACCGCGGTGGGATTCGTGTGCTATCTGGTGGCCGCGGCCGCGGGCCTGTCCGCGCTGTTCGCCGCCGTGCCGCTCGCGTTCACGGTGGTCAAGCTCGCCGGGGCCGCCTACCTGGCCTACCTGGCCTGGGGGATGCTCAAGCCCGGTGGCCGTTCGCCCTTCGCGCCGGCCGGGGACCTGCCTCCGGTCTCCGACACCCGTCTGTTCTCGACGGGGCTCCTGACCAACCTGCTCAACCCCAAGATCGCCCTCATGTACGCCGCTCTTCTGCCCCAGTTCATGGATCCGCAGGCCGGCCCGGACTGGGCGCAGCTGCTCCAGCTCGGTGGTGTGCAGATCGTCGTGGGGATCTCCGTGAACGGTCTGATCATGCTGGGCGCGGCACGGGTGTCGGGGTTCCTGGCCGCCCGGCCCCGCGTGATGACCGCTCAGCGGCTCGCGTCGGGCGGCCTGCTCGGCTTCTTCGCGCTGCGCACCGCCCTGTCGCGTACGCCCGCGGCGGCCTGA
- a CDS encoding FAD-dependent oxidoreductase translates to MERTTCCVVGGGPAGMVLALLLARAGVEVSVLEKHGDFLRDFRGDTVHPTTLSLLDDIGLAERFARLPQRRVTTVQLPIGPDRTLVTVGNIGALPGKYNYIAMVPQWDLLDLLADEARREPAFHLRMDTEATGFLVEGGRVRGVRYRTADGATGELRATLTVACDGRGSLARALPELGLEHFPCPMDAWWFRLPRHESDPSGLVGGLGDRFFTALIDRGDYWQCAALIPKGTDAERRAEGLERFMDRFAEAAPWLADRSHAVSSWDEVKLLDVRLDRLRRWHRPGLLCIGDAAHAMSPVGGIGINLAVQDAVATARHLVRPLREGRVGLNDVRRVQFRRWPTTVATQGLQRLAHAQVFEPILEGRTAFGDPRRAQRMTELVTESPWLNRIPAYFIAYGALRERPPAESLR, encoded by the coding sequence GTGGAGCGAACGACCTGCTGCGTGGTGGGGGGCGGCCCGGCGGGAATGGTGCTCGCGCTGCTGCTGGCCCGTGCCGGTGTGGAGGTGTCGGTGCTGGAGAAACACGGTGACTTCCTGCGCGACTTCCGCGGCGACACCGTGCATCCCACCACCCTGTCACTGCTCGACGACATCGGTCTCGCCGAACGCTTCGCCCGGCTCCCGCAGCGCCGCGTCACCACCGTCCAGCTGCCCATCGGACCCGACCGCACGCTGGTCACCGTCGGCAACATCGGAGCCCTGCCCGGGAAGTACAACTACATCGCGATGGTGCCCCAGTGGGACCTCCTCGACCTCCTCGCCGACGAGGCGCGCCGGGAGCCCGCCTTCCACCTGCGCATGGACACCGAGGCGACCGGCTTCCTCGTCGAGGGCGGACGGGTGCGCGGCGTGCGCTACCGCACCGCGGACGGCGCCACCGGCGAACTCCGGGCCACCCTGACCGTTGCCTGCGACGGCCGCGGCTCACTGGCCAGGGCACTGCCCGAACTCGGCCTGGAGCACTTCCCGTGCCCCATGGACGCCTGGTGGTTCCGCCTGCCGCGCCACGAGAGCGACCCCAGCGGGCTCGTGGGCGGTCTGGGCGACAGGTTCTTCACCGCGCTCATCGACCGCGGGGACTACTGGCAGTGCGCGGCGCTCATCCCGAAGGGGACCGACGCCGAGCGCCGCGCCGAGGGCCTGGAGCGCTTCATGGACCGCTTCGCGGAGGCCGCCCCCTGGCTGGCCGACCGGAGCCACGCCGTCAGCTCCTGGGACGAGGTGAAACTGCTCGACGTACGACTGGACCGGCTGCGCCGCTGGCACCGGCCCGGTCTGCTGTGCATCGGCGACGCCGCCCACGCGATGTCCCCGGTGGGCGGCATCGGCATCAACCTCGCCGTGCAGGACGCGGTCGCCACGGCCCGCCACCTCGTACGCCCGCTCCGCGAGGGCAGGGTGGGCCTGAACGACGTACGCCGGGTCCAGTTCCGCCGCTGGCCCACCACCGTGGCGACCCAGGGGCTCCAACGACTGGCCCACGCCCAGGTCTTCGAACCCATCCTGGAAGGCCGCACCGCGTTCGGTGATCCCCGGCGCGCCCAGCGGATGACGGAACTCGTCACCGAATCGCCCTGGTTGAACCGTATCCCGGCGTACTTCATCGCCTACGGAGCCCTCCGCGAGCGTCCCCCGGCCGAATCACTCCGCTGA
- a CDS encoding acyl-CoA dehydrogenase family protein, which translates to MSDPLLFHPHTYDPAHFDPETRRLLRATVDWFEARGKRRIIEDYRTRAWLADFLAFSAKEGLFATFLTPAAAAGEDEPDKRWDTARIAALNEIFGFYGLDYWYAWQVTILGLGPVWQSDNAAARERAAQLLSEGEVFAFGLSEKTHGADIYSTDMLLEPSTDGSGGFRASGSKYYIGNGNAAGLVSVFGRRTDVEGPDGYVFFAADSRHPAYRLVKNVVDSSKYVSEFRLEDYPVSAEDVLHTGRAAFDAALNTVNVGKFNLCTASIGICEHAMYEAVTHAHNRILYGRPVTAFPHVRRELADAYVRLVGMKLFSDRAVDYFRSAGPDDRRYLLFNPMTKMKVTTEGEKVIDLMWDVIAAKGFEKDNYFAQAAVEIRGLPKLEGTVHVNLALILKFMRNHLLAPAEYEPVPTRLDAADDDFLFRQGPARGLGSVRFHDWRPAYDSYAAVPNVARFREQADALAEFAATIAPDEAQGRDLDFLLSVGQLFALVVHGQLILEQARLTDLDESVLDELFSVLVRDFSQHAVELHGKDSSTPEQQAWALAAVRRPVVDEARSARVWARVEALSGAYEMAQ; encoded by the coding sequence ATGTCCGACCCTCTGCTGTTCCACCCGCACACCTACGACCCGGCGCACTTCGACCCGGAGACCCGCAGGCTGCTGCGCGCGACCGTCGACTGGTTCGAGGCCCGCGGCAAGCGGCGGATCATCGAGGACTACCGCACCCGAGCCTGGCTGGCCGACTTCCTCGCCTTCTCCGCCAAGGAAGGCCTCTTCGCGACGTTCCTGACCCCGGCGGCCGCCGCCGGGGAGGACGAGCCGGACAAGCGCTGGGACACCGCGCGGATCGCCGCCCTCAACGAGATCTTCGGCTTCTACGGTCTCGACTACTGGTACGCCTGGCAGGTGACCATCCTCGGCCTCGGCCCCGTCTGGCAGAGCGACAACGCCGCCGCCCGCGAGCGCGCCGCACAACTGCTGTCGGAGGGCGAGGTGTTCGCCTTCGGCCTGTCCGAGAAGACCCACGGCGCCGACATCTACTCCACCGACATGCTGCTGGAGCCGTCCACCGACGGCTCCGGCGGCTTCCGCGCCAGCGGATCCAAGTACTACATCGGCAACGGCAACGCCGCCGGGCTCGTCTCCGTCTTCGGCCGCCGCACCGACGTCGAAGGCCCGGACGGTTACGTCTTCTTCGCCGCCGACAGCCGCCACCCGGCGTACCGGCTCGTGAAGAACGTCGTCGACTCCTCCAAGTACGTCAGCGAGTTCCGCCTGGAGGACTACCCGGTGTCCGCCGAGGACGTCCTGCACACCGGGCGCGCCGCCTTCGACGCCGCGCTCAACACCGTCAACGTCGGCAAGTTCAACCTCTGCACCGCCTCGATCGGCATCTGCGAGCACGCGATGTACGAGGCCGTCACGCACGCGCACAACCGGATCCTCTACGGCCGGCCCGTCACCGCCTTCCCGCACGTGCGCCGCGAGCTGGCCGACGCCTACGTCCGCCTCGTGGGGATGAAGCTGTTCAGCGACCGCGCCGTCGACTACTTCCGCTCCGCCGGGCCGGACGACCGCCGTTACCTGCTCTTCAACCCGATGACCAAGATGAAGGTCACGACGGAGGGCGAGAAGGTCATCGACCTGATGTGGGACGTGATCGCCGCCAAGGGGTTCGAGAAGGACAACTACTTCGCCCAGGCGGCCGTCGAGATCCGCGGACTGCCCAAGCTGGAGGGCACCGTCCACGTCAACCTCGCGCTGATCCTCAAGTTCATGCGCAACCACCTGCTGGCCCCGGCGGAGTACGAGCCCGTACCGACGCGCCTCGACGCCGCCGACGACGACTTCCTGTTCCGGCAGGGGCCGGCCCGCGGCCTGGGCTCCGTACGCTTCCACGACTGGCGCCCGGCGTACGACTCCTACGCCGCCGTGCCGAACGTGGCGCGCTTCCGCGAACAGGCCGACGCACTGGCCGAGTTCGCGGCGACCATCGCACCCGACGAGGCGCAGGGACGCGACCTCGACTTCCTCCTCTCCGTGGGGCAGCTGTTCGCCCTGGTCGTCCACGGACAGCTGATCCTGGAGCAGGCCCGCCTGACGGACCTGGACGAGTCCGTGCTGGACGAGCTGTTCTCGGTGCTCGTGCGGGACTTCTCCCAGCACGCCGTGGAACTGCACGGCAAGGACTCCAGCACGCCGGAGCAGCAGGCCTGGGCGCTGGCCGCCGTCCGCCGCCCGGTCGTCGACGAGGCCCGCTCGGCCCGTGTGTGGGCCCGGGTCGAGGCCCTGTCCGGCGCGTACGAGATGGCGCAGTAG
- a CDS encoding PadR family transcriptional regulator codes for MALEHAILVSLLEKPGSGYELARRFDRSIGYFWTATHQQIYRVLKRMESDGLLAVRTIPQQGRPDKKEYSAAGPGRAALARWLHEPIEPESLRHDLAVKIRGAAFDDPASLIREVERHQQAHRDRLTRYLAGELRDFTGPDAPAPLDAGQELQHVVLRGGIAQERMTIAWLDDVLATLHRLGRTAPPAPPAPPAPPAS; via the coding sequence ATGGCGCTCGAACACGCGATCCTCGTCTCCCTGCTGGAGAAGCCGGGCTCCGGCTATGAGCTGGCCCGCCGCTTCGACCGGTCGATCGGCTACTTCTGGACCGCCACGCACCAGCAGATCTACCGCGTGCTCAAGCGCATGGAGAGCGACGGGCTGCTCGCCGTCCGTACGATCCCGCAGCAGGGCCGGCCGGACAAGAAGGAGTACTCGGCCGCCGGTCCCGGCCGGGCCGCGCTCGCGCGGTGGCTGCACGAGCCGATCGAGCCGGAAAGCCTGCGGCACGACCTCGCCGTGAAGATCCGCGGGGCGGCCTTCGACGACCCGGCGTCCCTGATCCGCGAGGTGGAACGGCACCAGCAGGCCCACCGGGACCGGCTGACGCGCTATCTCGCCGGGGAACTGCGCGACTTCACCGGGCCCGACGCCCCGGCGCCGCTCGACGCCGGCCAGGAACTCCAGCACGTCGTACTGCGCGGGGGCATCGCGCAGGAGCGGATGACGATCGCCTGGCTCGACGACGTCCTGGCCACCCTCCACCGGCTCGGCCGCACCGCGCCGCCCGCACCGCCCGCACCGCCCGCGCCGCCGGCCTCGTAG
- a CDS encoding carotenoid oxygenase family protein translates to MTSIPKPYLTGHYTPVTDEITATGLTVEGTIPPELSGRLIRNSHNPKPGITPTHWFKGSGMVHGIRLRDGRAEWYRNRWVHTPALDGAPYMTDKGPDLTASTAGTHVIEHAGRLLALSEAALPFELTADLDTVGAYDFGGRLTSAMTAHPKEDPVTGELHFFASSPFPPYLVHHVATADGQVLESQEVPGASAALKHDFALTEHYVVFLEGSVTFDPAERSGIPYSWDDEQISRIGVMPRTAAGAGGGGRAREIRWFEIGQGYGMHFANAYEDPHGRIVVEGPSVGREGWQRSWNWWVGAEDRGAEPNHGSRSTRWTVDLAAGAVKEEVTDDLTVEFPTINDAFLGIEHRYQYALAFPDDMGTAAHTLVKYDRSTGARQLLPFGAGRLPSEAVFVPAEGAGASQEDAGYLLTVVSDLHANASQLLVLDAGDLTVPPVATIHLPRRVPAMIHGSWIPDASA, encoded by the coding sequence GTGACCAGCATCCCGAAGCCATATCTGACCGGCCACTACACCCCCGTCACCGACGAGATCACCGCCACCGGACTCACCGTCGAAGGCACCATCCCGCCCGAGCTGTCCGGCAGGCTCATCCGCAACAGCCACAACCCCAAGCCCGGGATCACCCCCACCCACTGGTTCAAGGGCAGCGGCATGGTCCACGGCATCCGCCTGCGCGACGGACGCGCCGAGTGGTACCGCAACCGCTGGGTCCACACCCCCGCCCTCGACGGCGCCCCCTACATGACCGACAAGGGCCCCGACCTCACCGCCAGCACGGCCGGCACCCACGTCATCGAACACGCCGGCCGGCTCCTCGCCCTCAGCGAAGCGGCCCTGCCCTTCGAGCTGACGGCGGACCTGGACACCGTAGGGGCCTACGACTTCGGAGGCAGGCTGACCTCGGCGATGACCGCCCACCCCAAGGAGGACCCGGTCACCGGCGAGCTGCACTTCTTCGCCTCCTCCCCCTTCCCGCCGTACCTGGTCCACCACGTCGCCACCGCCGACGGGCAGGTGCTGGAGAGCCAGGAGGTACCGGGCGCGAGCGCGGCACTCAAACACGACTTCGCCCTCACCGAGCACTACGTGGTGTTCCTGGAGGGCTCCGTGACGTTCGACCCCGCAGAGCGCTCGGGCATCCCGTACAGCTGGGACGACGAGCAGATCTCGCGCATCGGCGTCATGCCGCGCACGGCCGCGGGCGCGGGCGGCGGCGGACGGGCCCGCGAGATCCGCTGGTTCGAGATCGGGCAGGGCTACGGCATGCACTTCGCCAACGCCTACGAGGACCCCCACGGGCGCATCGTCGTCGAGGGCCCGAGCGTGGGCCGGGAGGGCTGGCAGCGCTCCTGGAACTGGTGGGTCGGCGCCGAGGACCGGGGGGCCGAGCCCAACCACGGCTCGCGCAGCACCCGCTGGACCGTCGACCTGGCGGCGGGCGCCGTCAAGGAGGAGGTGACCGACGACCTCACCGTGGAGTTCCCGACCATCAACGACGCCTTCCTCGGCATCGAACACCGCTACCAGTACGCGCTCGCCTTCCCCGACGACATGGGGACGGCCGCCCACACGCTCGTCAAGTACGACCGCTCCACCGGGGCCCGGCAACTGCTGCCGTTCGGTGCCGGGCGGCTTCCCAGCGAGGCCGTGTTCGTACCCGCCGAGGGCGCGGGCGCGTCGCAGGAGGACGCCGGGTACCTGCTGACGGTGGTCAGCGACCTGCACGCGAACGCCTCGCAGCTGCTGGTCCTGGACGCCGGCGACCTGACCGTCCCGCCGGTCGCCACGATCCACCTGCCGCGCCGGGTCCCGGCCATGATCCACGGCTCCTGGATCCCCGACGCCTCCGCGTGA
- a CDS encoding SRPBCC family protein — MTTHPTAVDSEAPVVVRVETTVHAPLPTVWSLHTDIAAWPDWNTDVDRVEYAGPLTPGTAFRWLTHGLDITSTVHQVVPGERIVWGGPAHGIDGIHVWTFQETAPGTVTVRTEESWSGAPVEARPTEMEQVLRQSLDAWLAALKVRAEAEAAAAATATTAPERD; from the coding sequence ATGACCACGCACCCCACCGCCGTCGACTCCGAAGCACCGGTCGTCGTCCGCGTCGAAACCACCGTGCACGCCCCGCTCCCGACGGTCTGGAGCCTGCACACGGACATCGCCGCCTGGCCCGACTGGAACACGGACGTGGACCGGGTCGAGTACGCCGGCCCGCTGACCCCCGGCACCGCCTTCCGCTGGCTGACCCACGGCCTGGACATCACCTCCACCGTCCACCAGGTCGTCCCCGGCGAGCGGATCGTTTGGGGCGGCCCGGCACACGGCATCGACGGCATCCACGTCTGGACGTTCCAGGAGACGGCGCCCGGCACCGTGACGGTCCGCACCGAGGAGTCCTGGAGCGGCGCACCCGTCGAGGCCCGGCCTACGGAGATGGAACAGGTGCTGCGGCAGTCGCTGGACGCCTGGCTCGCCGCACTGAAGGTCCGGGCCGAGGCCGAGGCCGCTGCGGCCGCCACCGCCACCACCGCCCCCGAGCGGGACTGA
- a CDS encoding MFS transporter, which yields MDATPPDRRTPAPAAAALVALAAAQFAVTLSTSIVNVALPAVRDGVGLSDAGMSWVVNAYGLAFGALLLLGGRAADLLGRRRVLTAGLAVFTVAAVAAGLASTPWMLVTARTAQGVGAAAIAPAALSLVMRLHPPGTARARALGVWGAVSGAGGAAGVVLGGVLTEGPGWPWVFHASGVGAAVVLAATLRLVPADRKEDAEPRSRLDATGALTVTSGLVALVFGLTAAGRSGWTDPLVLGSFGAAAVLLTLFVRLERRHPAPLLPPRLLTRGAAGPANLVMALLGAVWVGLFFFLPLYQQQVLGASALEAGLSQLPLAAANMIGSGLAPVLARRIGPHRTLLAGLAVQAAGFLWLARIPADGTFLVHLLGPVLLVGAGLGTTFVQLTGAAVDGVEPADAGVAGGLVNTTRQVGGAVGLAVLGTLAAARTAASDLPHTAALTEGYRAAFLMSAAVLGVGAALTPLLARGTRPPRGTVPAAPPPPTAVRPPSRTR from the coding sequence ATGGACGCCACACCGCCCGACCGCCGAACCCCCGCTCCCGCCGCCGCGGCCCTGGTGGCGCTCGCCGCCGCCCAGTTCGCGGTCACCCTCAGCACGTCGATCGTGAACGTCGCCCTCCCCGCCGTGCGCGACGGGGTCGGCCTGTCCGACGCGGGCATGTCCTGGGTCGTCAACGCGTACGGCCTCGCCTTCGGCGCGCTGCTCCTGCTCGGCGGCCGGGCGGCGGACCTTCTCGGGCGGCGCCGCGTACTGACGGCCGGCCTCGCCGTCTTCACCGTGGCGGCCGTCGCCGCAGGGCTGGCGAGCACGCCCTGGATGCTCGTCACCGCCCGCACGGCGCAGGGGGTCGGTGCCGCGGCGATCGCCCCCGCCGCACTGTCCCTGGTCATGCGGCTCCACCCGCCCGGCACCGCCCGCGCCAGGGCCCTCGGGGTGTGGGGCGCCGTCTCCGGCGCGGGCGGCGCGGCCGGGGTCGTGCTCGGCGGCGTACTGACCGAAGGCCCCGGCTGGCCCTGGGTGTTCCACGCCTCCGGCGTCGGCGCGGCGGTGGTCCTGGCCGCCACCCTGCGGCTCGTACCCGCCGACCGGAAGGAGGACGCCGAGCCCCGCTCACGTCTCGACGCGACCGGAGCCCTCACCGTCACCTCCGGGCTGGTCGCGCTCGTCTTCGGGCTCACGGCCGCGGGCCGCTCCGGCTGGACCGACCCCCTCGTCCTCGGCTCCTTCGGAGCGGCGGCCGTGCTGCTCACCCTCTTCGTGCGGCTCGAACGGCGCCACCCGGCGCCGCTCCTGCCGCCGAGGCTCCTCACCCGCGGCGCCGCGGGTCCCGCCAACCTCGTCATGGCGCTGCTCGGTGCGGTCTGGGTCGGCCTGTTCTTCTTCCTCCCCCTCTATCAGCAACAGGTGCTCGGCGCGAGCGCCTTGGAAGCGGGCCTGTCCCAACTGCCGCTCGCCGCGGCGAACATGATCGGCTCGGGACTGGCGCCTGTCCTCGCCCGCCGCATCGGCCCGCACCGCACCCTCCTCGCGGGCCTGGCGGTCCAGGCCGCCGGATTCCTGTGGCTGGCCCGGATTCCGGCCGACGGCACCTTCCTCGTCCACCTGCTCGGCCCCGTCCTCCTCGTCGGCGCCGGCCTCGGCACGACCTTCGTCCAGCTCACCGGAGCGGCTGTGGACGGGGTGGAGCCCGCCGACGCGGGAGTGGCCGGCGGCCTGGTCAACACCACCCGCCAGGTCGGCGGCGCCGTCGGCCTCGCCGTGCTGGGGACCCTGGCAGCCGCCCGCACCGCCGCCTCCGACCTGCCGCACACCGCGGCCCTCACCGAGGGGTACCGCGCCGCCTTCCTGATGTCAGCCGCCGTCCTCGGCGTCGGGGCGGCCCTCACTCCACTGCTCGCCCGCGGAACCCGCCCGCCGCGGGGAACCGTCCCCGCCGCTCCCCCGCCGCCGACCGCCGTCCGCCCGCCATCCCGCACCCGCTGA
- a CDS encoding TetR/AcrR family transcriptional regulator, with protein sequence MNTERRRQLSSAEERRETVLGTAIGAFAARGYFGTTTTEVAKAAGISQAYVYRLFPNKEALFTAVVERCFTRVRTSLEEGAAQAQGSSPEAVLHTMGDTYARLIADKDLLLVLTHAQAAAVSETAVREAVRAGYARMVEYVRGASGAAEADVQQFFATGMLCHLLVSLDAHEVDAPWSRTLADGIRHY encoded by the coding sequence ATGAACACGGAACGACGACGCCAGCTCTCCTCGGCCGAAGAGCGCCGCGAGACCGTCCTGGGGACGGCCATCGGAGCCTTCGCCGCCCGCGGCTACTTCGGCACGACGACCACCGAGGTGGCCAAGGCCGCCGGGATCTCCCAGGCCTACGTCTACCGGCTGTTCCCGAACAAGGAGGCACTCTTCACCGCCGTCGTCGAGCGCTGCTTCACCCGCGTGCGCACCAGCCTCGAAGAGGGCGCGGCCCAGGCGCAGGGAAGCAGCCCCGAGGCCGTCCTGCACACCATGGGCGACACGTACGCCCGCCTGATCGCCGACAAAGACCTGCTCCTCGTCCTGACCCACGCCCAGGCCGCGGCCGTCTCCGAGACGGCCGTACGCGAGGCGGTGCGCGCCGGCTACGCCCGAATGGTGGAGTACGTGCGCGGCGCGTCGGGCGCGGCGGAGGCAGACGTCCAGCAGTTCTTCGCGACCGGCATGCTCTGCCACCTCCTGGTGTCGCTGGACGCGCACGAGGTGGACGCACCCTGGTCCCGGACGCTTGCGGACGGCATCCGGCACTACTAG
- a CDS encoding DUF6777 domain-containing protein: protein MSASTAAVVVSAAVVSFTVLGGNTAAGGEVFLEAAAAAGPDPFTPSTAVEPEQAVAAPATAGTVQGGTGGARTLEVDGGHPGLYGGTRNVASCDVEKQIKFLAEHADKGGAFAATLGVRQAGIPSYLRSLTPVRLGWDTRVTNHGYRNDAPTGYQAILQAGTSVLVDGHGVPRVRCACGNPLTPPVAVRGKPRISGTEWSSFRSAELVAVKPAAKPVKTVTVFDPARKSWYQRPSGAAGGRSDREVEPPPSQPAGSSYPALPPAHQGSARTSPGDADTKPREPAKSPDRAPEPAPGVAPGRNPEPAQEPGGQHHGDKQQAPQKDAPKRPDTTRDESPHERGPDHGREPGKAPPDKAPEKAPEKAPEKAPDKAPEKAPDTAPEKAPEKAPDTAPEKAPDTTPDKAPGKAPQEAPAKEQSPGSPPGTVPGGERDQGSGRDPGKRPGKARDRESGTGQGKDPGKAPDETPAKDPGTGQGEKPGRDPAGVPGKAPGQDSESGPGKSPGQEPGQEPGTGQGSDRVPGGVPEKGTGKAPGQESGKGKGEGRAPGQGSGTGQGKDPETTPGRQEPGSGGQGSSRPPGKVPPEPGGTPGKDSGKAPGQGTGKAPGHGTGTGNGQSTDKTPGQEPGGGSGKAPGSGTGEGSGKAPGQGTGKAPGQSTGKAPDPGPGDGTGKAPGHEAGNGSGKVQGGGQGPGSGQAPAQETGGGDQSRETGRDGPGPGSKRVQDGPVGGGTQQQPSRTGDSGSREDQPLLR from the coding sequence GTGAGTGCGAGCACCGCGGCCGTCGTCGTCTCGGCGGCCGTCGTCAGCTTCACGGTGCTGGGAGGCAACACCGCGGCCGGCGGCGAGGTCTTCCTGGAGGCCGCCGCGGCTGCCGGGCCGGATCCCTTCACCCCGTCGACGGCCGTTGAACCGGAGCAGGCCGTGGCCGCGCCCGCGACGGCCGGGACGGTCCAGGGCGGTACGGGCGGCGCGCGCACCCTCGAAGTCGACGGCGGACACCCGGGCCTGTACGGCGGCACGCGGAACGTCGCGAGCTGTGACGTGGAAAAGCAGATCAAGTTCCTCGCTGAGCACGCGGACAAGGGCGGTGCCTTCGCCGCCACCCTGGGCGTCCGGCAGGCCGGGATCCCCTCCTATCTGCGGTCGCTCACGCCGGTCCGGCTGGGCTGGGACACCCGGGTCACCAACCACGGGTACAGGAACGACGCGCCCACGGGCTATCAGGCGATCCTGCAGGCCGGTACGTCGGTCCTGGTCGACGGACATGGCGTCCCCAGGGTCCGGTGTGCCTGCGGAAACCCGCTGACGCCGCCGGTCGCGGTCCGCGGCAAGCCCAGGATCAGCGGTACGGAGTGGTCCTCGTTCCGGTCCGCCGAGCTGGTGGCGGTCAAGCCCGCGGCGAAGCCGGTGAAGACGGTCACGGTCTTCGACCCGGCGCGCAAGAGCTGGTACCAGCGCCCGAGCGGCGCCGCAGGGGGCCGGTCCGACCGCGAGGTGGAGCCGCCGCCGAGCCAGCCGGCCGGCTCGTCGTACCCGGCACTGCCGCCGGCCCACCAGGGATCGGCCCGGACGAGCCCCGGCGACGCTGACACGAAGCCCCGGGAGCCGGCGAAGAGCCCGGACCGCGCGCCTGAACCGGCGCCGGGGGTTGCGCCCGGCCGCAACCCCGAGCCGGCCCAGGAGCCCGGCGGGCAGCACCACGGGGACAAGCAGCAGGCTCCGCAGAAGGACGCCCCGAAGCGGCCTGACACGACACGGGACGAGTCTCCGCACGAACGGGGCCCGGACCACGGCAGGGAACCCGGCAAGGCGCCGCCGGACAAAGCTCCGGAGAAGGCCCCTGAGAAGGCCCCTGAGAAGGCCCCGGACAAAGCTCCGGAGAAGGCCCCGGACACAGCTCCGGAGAAGGCTCCGGAGAAGGCCCCGGACACGGCTCCGGAGAAGGCCCCGGACACAACTCCGGACAAGGCCCCGGGCAAGGCCCCGCAGGAGGCTCCGGCGAAGGAGCAAAGCCCTGGCAGTCCGCCCGGGACGGTTCCAGGCGGGGAACGGGACCAGGGATCCGGCCGAGATCCCGGCAAGCGACCCGGCAAGGCGCGGGACCGGGAATCGGGCACGGGCCAGGGGAAGGACCCCGGCAAGGCGCCGGACGAGACACCGGCGAAGGATCCGGGAACGGGCCAGGGCGAGAAGCCAGGCCGCGATCCCGCGGGCGTTCCCGGCAAGGCGCCCGGACAGGATTCAGAATCGGGCCCGGGCAAGTCCCCCGGCCAGGAACCGGGCCAGGAGCCGGGCACCGGCCAGGGGTCGGACCGGGTACCCGGCGGGGTGCCGGAGAAGGGCACGGGCAAGGCGCCCGGTCAGGAATCCGGCAAAGGCAAGGGCGAGGGCCGGGCGCCGGGTCAGGGATCGGGCACCGGCCAGGGCAAGGACCCGGAGACCACTCCCGGACGGCAGGAGCCGGGCTCCGGCGGCCAGGGGTCGAGCCGGCCGCCCGGGAAGGTGCCGCCGGAGCCCGGAGGCACCCCCGGCAAGGATTCGGGCAAGGCGCCGGGCCAGGGCACGGGCAAGGCGCCCGGCCACGGCACGGGTACGGGTAACGGCCAGAGCACGGACAAGACCCCCGGTCAGGAGCCCGGCGGCGGTTCGGGCAAGGCGCCCGGCAGCGGTACCGGCGAGGGCTCGGGCAAGGCGCCCGGCCAGGGCACGGGCAAGGCGCCCGGCCAGAGCACGGGCAAGGCACCCGATCCCGGCCCCGGCGACGGCACCGGCAAGGCGCCCGGCCACGAGGCGGGCAACGGCAGCGGCAAGGTCCAGGGCGGGGGACAGGGGCCGGGCTCGGGGCAGGCGCCCGCCCAGGAGACGGGCGGCGGAGACCAGAGCCGTGAGACCGGCCGGGACGGTCCTGGACCCGGGAGCAAGCGGGTCCAGGACGGCCCTGTCGGCGGCGGTACGCAACAGCAGCCGAGCAGAACCGGGGATTCGGGGAGCCGGGAGGACCAGCCGCTGCTCAGGTAG